Proteins from one Syntrophaceae bacterium genomic window:
- a CDS encoding class I SAM-dependent methyltransferase, with the protein MAESDETPRRNFDRAASFWDEKPERVRLAGDVAETIMREISPNGRMDCLDLGCGTGLLTLILAPKVGTLTAVDGSRGMLDVLNGKIERIGWTNVKTRLADLEADPLPDGPYHLVVSNMTLHHIRDIPALLRRVHAALHPGGRIALADLDAEGGRFHSDDQGVFHFGFDRSSLAGDTAAAGFASVRTLTATRIRKEAKGGDIREFTVFLVTGRKPGDKEGMP; encoded by the coding sequence ATGGCCGAATCTGACGAGACACCGCGTCGCAATTTCGACCGGGCCGCCTCGTTCTGGGACGAGAAGCCGGAACGGGTCCGCCTTGCCGGGGACGTGGCCGAAACGATTATGCGGGAAATTTCGCCGAACGGGCGGATGGACTGCCTCGATCTCGGGTGCGGTACGGGACTGCTCACGCTCATCCTGGCGCCGAAGGTCGGGACGCTGACCGCCGTGGACGGATCCCGCGGCATGCTTGACGTCCTGAACGGCAAGATCGAACGGATAGGATGGACGAATGTAAAGACCCGGCTGGCGGATCTCGAAGCCGACCCCTTACCGGACGGTCCCTACCACCTGGTCGTAAGCAACATGACCCTTCATCACATCCGGGACATCCCCGCGCTCCTCCGGCGGGTTCACGCCGCCCTCCATCCCGGGGGGCGGATCGCCCTGGCGGACCTCGATGCGGAGGGGGGACGCTTCCACAGCGACGACCAGGGCGTTTTCCATTTCGGCTTCGACCGCTCTTCGCTGGCCGGAGACACCGCGGCAGCGGGATTTGCATCCGTTCGGACCCTGACGGCAACCCGGATCCGGAAGGAGGCGAAAGGGGGCGATATCCGGGAGTTTACGGTATTCCTCGTGACCGGAAGAAAACCAGGGGACAAGGAGGGTATGCCATGA
- a CDS encoding TolC family protein yields the protein MSPTHIRSTLLLIALLFLLMGMPAWAETPSIREGETLSLSRCIEIALKRHPDLAAYAYEVEARAAQAAQARKEYFPKLDVTGGYTRFNPNDKNTADAYTQIPPDSYSYYSAAATLTQNIYDFGKRETNVRIKDLSREASLHDLEDRRVSVIHSVREAYYDLLRTSRNRDVQTEKVGRFESHLRQAKTYFEAGTKSRYDVTKAEVDLSNARLELTTAENDEMLARVSLNQVMGLPSPPPYRIEDNLAFLRYDVVLADALARALEAREDLKSLASQIEMEERGIDLARKEYLPSLSGKAAYSYEGSERPLSRGWNAGVSVSVNFFEGLATQNRIREALAKRNKLQAQLDAKRLEVRTEIQKAYLNLGKAERTITDAALATRQAEENLEIVTLKYSAGLSTPVEVTDATVGYSDAKLKHIQALYDYRKARSAIEKAMGMKQ from the coding sequence ATGAGTCCAACCCACATCCGGTCCACACTGCTCCTGATCGCCCTGCTTTTTCTCCTCATGGGCATGCCCGCATGGGCGGAAACGCCGTCCATCCGGGAGGGCGAGACCCTTTCCCTCTCCCGCTGCATCGAGATCGCCCTGAAGAGGCACCCGGACCTGGCGGCCTACGCATACGAAGTGGAGGCCCGGGCAGCCCAGGCGGCGCAGGCAAGGAAGGAATACTTCCCCAAGCTTGACGTGACCGGGGGCTACACGCGCTTCAACCCGAACGACAAAAACACCGCCGACGCCTACACCCAGATCCCCCCGGATTCCTACAGCTATTACAGCGCCGCCGCCACCCTCACCCAGAACATCTACGATTTCGGGAAACGGGAAACGAACGTCCGGATCAAGGACCTGTCCCGTGAGGCATCCCTGCATGACCTGGAAGACCGGCGGGTTTCCGTGATCCATTCCGTCCGGGAGGCCTATTACGACCTTCTCCGGACCTCCCGCAACCGGGACGTGCAGACGGAAAAGGTCGGACGGTTCGAATCGCATCTCCGCCAGGCAAAGACCTATTTCGAGGCCGGAACCAAGTCCCGCTACGACGTGACCAAGGCGGAAGTGGACCTGAGCAACGCCCGGCTGGAGCTGACAACCGCGGAAAACGACGAGATGCTGGCCCGGGTCAGCCTGAACCAGGTCATGGGCCTTCCCTCCCCCCCGCCCTACCGGATCGAGGACAACCTGGCCTTCCTGCGCTACGATGTCGTCCTCGCCGACGCCCTGGCAAGGGCCCTCGAGGCGCGGGAGGATCTGAAATCCCTGGCGTCGCAGATCGAGATGGAGGAGCGCGGGATCGATCTGGCCCGCAAGGAATACCTTCCCAGCCTCAGCGGGAAAGCGGCCTACTCCTACGAAGGGAGCGAGAGACCCCTCTCTCGTGGCTGGAACGCCGGCGTGTCGGTATCGGTCAATTTCTTCGAGGGCCTGGCCACACAGAACCGCATCCGGGAGGCCCTGGCGAAGCGGAACAAGCTCCAGGCGCAACTGGATGCCAAGCGGCTGGAGGTTCGCACGGAGATCCAGAAGGCCTACCTGAACCTCGGGAAGGCCGAGCGGACCATCACCGACGCCGCCCTGGCAACCCGGCAGGCGGAGGAAAACCTGGAGATCGTCACGCTCAAGTACTCGGCGGGGCTCAGCACCCCCGTGGAAGTCACCGACGCCACGGTGGGTTACAGCGACGCGAAACTGAAACACATCCAGGCCCTCTACGACTACCGGAAGGCCCGGTCGGCCATCGAGAAGGCCATGGGGATGAAACAATGA
- the trkA gene encoding Trk system potassium transporter TrkA: MKIIIVGAGEVGYHIAKKLSEERQDVVLIDKDPGKIRRIGENLDVQSFQGSGTSPQVLRESGIADADMLVAATDSDEVNLISCLLARSLNRHMLKVARVKNEEYLRETDLFQKELLGVDLIINPQSMMVETILSLMKIPGAAEAVDFVGGKVKLIGFFVTGESPFSGQKLSAIRGFEGSALVAAIVRGHRILIPSGGDTIQPHDLVYMAVRADHLDATLERLNLKAGPVKNVFIVGGGETGYAVARALDGRGLNVRILDHDGDRCKQMAASLDKVMVIRGDGTDRDLLREENAGASDLVIAVTGDEESNVFISLLAKGLGARRTITRVSKLSYMPVVSAMGLDTVLNPRMSAVRAILQYIRRGRILSVTPLREEQAEAIEAEALETSDIVRAPLSRVKFPRGAILGAIVRGEEIIIPRGNTVVMPKDRLIIFAMQDVFDRLEKLLTVKLEYFE; encoded by the coding sequence GTGAAGATCATCATTGTCGGGGCCGGCGAGGTCGGCTATCACATCGCGAAAAAGCTGTCGGAAGAGAGGCAGGACGTGGTGCTGATCGACAAGGATCCGGGAAAGATCCGGCGGATCGGCGAGAATCTGGACGTCCAGTCCTTCCAGGGATCCGGCACCAGTCCCCAGGTGCTGCGGGAATCGGGGATCGCGGATGCGGACATGCTGGTCGCGGCCACCGACAGTGACGAGGTGAACCTGATCTCGTGCCTCCTGGCGCGGAGCCTCAACCGCCACATGCTCAAGGTCGCCCGGGTAAAGAACGAGGAATATCTCCGGGAGACGGATCTTTTCCAGAAGGAGCTGCTGGGAGTCGACCTGATCATCAATCCCCAATCCATGATGGTGGAGACGATCCTCAGCCTCATGAAGATTCCGGGGGCTGCCGAAGCCGTCGATTTCGTCGGCGGCAAGGTCAAGCTGATCGGCTTTTTTGTGACCGGCGAATCTCCCTTTTCGGGACAGAAGTTGAGCGCTATCCGGGGATTCGAGGGCAGCGCCCTGGTGGCGGCCATCGTCCGGGGGCACCGGATCCTGATTCCCAGCGGCGGTGATACGATCCAGCCCCACGACCTGGTCTACATGGCGGTCCGGGCGGATCACCTCGACGCCACCCTCGAACGTCTCAACCTGAAAGCCGGACCCGTGAAAAACGTCTTCATCGTCGGCGGTGGGGAAACGGGATACGCCGTGGCCCGGGCTCTCGACGGCCGGGGCCTGAACGTCCGGATCCTGGACCACGACGGGGACCGCTGCAAGCAGATGGCGGCGAGCCTGGACAAGGTCATGGTCATCCGGGGGGACGGGACGGACCGGGATCTTCTCCGGGAAGAAAATGCCGGCGCCTCGGACCTCGTCATCGCCGTCACGGGCGACGAGGAGAGCAACGTCTTCATTTCCCTGCTGGCCAAGGGGCTCGGCGCCCGCCGCACGATCACCCGGGTGAGCAAGCTCAGCTACATGCCGGTCGTTTCCGCCATGGGTCTCGATACGGTCCTGAATCCGAGGATGTCCGCGGTTCGGGCCATCCTTCAGTACATCCGCCGGGGGCGGATCCTGTCGGTCACCCCGCTCCGGGAGGAGCAGGCCGAGGCCATCGAGGCGGAGGCCCTGGAGACGTCGGACATCGTCCGGGCGCCCCTCTCCCGGGTGAAGTTTCCCCGGGGGGCGATCCTGGGGGCCATTGTGCGGGGGGAGGAGATCATCATTCCCCGGGGGAACACGGTCGTCATGCCCAAGGACCGGCTCATCATCTTCGCCATGCAGGACGTCTTCGACCGGCTGGAGAAGCTCCTGACGGTGAAGCTGGAGTATTTTGAATGA
- a CDS encoding TrkH family potassium uptake protein: protein MNGRLIAHLLSILVLVLGLCMVLPVLVSLWYGEACARPLFLAAILTGCLGLVMRAASGQPADRYLSHRDGVAIVTGGWVLAGLVATLPYLLTGAIPDFTDAYFECISGFTTTGSSIFSAVEELPRGVLFWRSLTQWLGGMGIIVLSIAILPFLGIGGMQLYKAETPSPVVDKLTPRISDTAKVLWKVYVLLTLVQIILLLFGGMSLFDAVCHTFTTMPTGGFSTRNASIAAYNSLYIEIVVIVFMVLAGMNFALHYKLLRGDFRSVRKDPEIRVYLLIFAGLTLLVAANLYGGRTYPSAPEALRYASFQVASILTTTGYATADFKQWPAFSQIVLLLCMFLGSMAGSTGGGIKTLRLLLLVKHAYLEILRVIHPHAMTIVKLGKTPVSQGVLRSVWGFFILFIGIYVLATMVMSALGVDFMTAVSSVATCLGNVGPGLGAVGPTEHFGHMPVVGKWVLIACMLLGRLEIYTVLVFLMPRFWKD from the coding sequence ATGAACGGGCGGCTCATTGCCCACCTGCTTTCGATCCTGGTTCTCGTCCTGGGTCTGTGCATGGTCCTGCCTGTCCTGGTCTCCCTCTGGTACGGGGAGGCATGTGCCCGGCCGCTGTTTCTCGCGGCAATCCTCACCGGATGCCTGGGCCTCGTCATGAGGGCCGCCTCGGGGCAGCCCGCGGACCGGTACCTGAGCCACCGGGACGGTGTCGCCATCGTCACGGGAGGCTGGGTGCTTGCCGGCCTGGTGGCGACCCTGCCTTACCTCCTGACGGGCGCCATCCCGGATTTTACGGACGCCTACTTCGAGTGCATTTCCGGCTTCACCACCACGGGATCCAGCATTTTCAGCGCCGTCGAGGAGCTGCCCAGGGGCGTCCTCTTCTGGCGTAGCCTCACCCAGTGGCTCGGGGGCATGGGGATCATCGTCCTGTCCATTGCGATCCTCCCCTTCCTTGGAATCGGGGGAATGCAGCTCTACAAGGCGGAGACGCCGAGCCCCGTGGTGGACAAACTGACGCCGAGGATCTCGGACACCGCCAAGGTCCTCTGGAAAGTGTATGTCCTCCTGACGCTGGTGCAGATCATCCTGCTCCTCTTCGGCGGCATGTCCCTCTTCGACGCCGTCTGCCACACCTTCACGACGATGCCCACGGGCGGGTTCTCCACGAGAAATGCCAGCATCGCCGCCTACAACAGCCTCTACATCGAGATCGTGGTGATCGTGTTCATGGTCCTGGCGGGGATGAACTTCGCCCTCCATTACAAGCTCCTCCGGGGCGACTTCCGGTCGGTCCGGAAGGACCCGGAGATCCGGGTCTATCTCCTCATCTTCGCGGGCCTTACGCTCCTGGTGGCGGCAAACCTCTACGGCGGCCGGACGTACCCGTCGGCGCCGGAGGCCCTGCGTTACGCCTCCTTCCAGGTGGCCTCGATCCTGACGACGACGGGCTACGCCACGGCGGACTTCAAGCAGTGGCCGGCCTTTTCCCAAATTGTGCTGCTCCTGTGCATGTTCCTCGGCAGCATGGCCGGGTCCACCGGGGGCGGCATCAAGACCCTGCGCCTGCTCCTGCTCGTCAAGCACGCCTACCTCGAGATCCTCCGCGTGATCCATCCCCATGCCATGACGATTGTGAAACTCGGGAAGACGCCTGTCTCCCAGGGCGTCCTCCGCAGCGTCTGGGGCTTTTTCATCCTCTTCATCGGCATCTACGTCCTGGCGACGATGGTCATGAGCGCCCTGGGGGTCGATTTCATGACCGCCGTTTCCTCCGTGGCCACCTGCCTGGGGAATGTGGGACCCGGGCTGGGCGCCGTCGGGCCGACGGAGCATTTCGGCCACATGCCGGTTGTGGGGAAGTGGGTTCTCATCGCCTGCATGCTCCTGGGGAGGCTGGAGATTTACACGGTGCTGGTATTCCTGATGCCCCGCTTCTGGAAGGACTGA
- the rpiA gene encoding ribose 5-phosphate isomerase A, with translation MTTDTAEWKRQATAFAVDFVESGMVVGLGHGSTAIHAVKLIAERLNAGRIRDITGIPCSFQAEEEALRYGVPVTTLDARPSIDLTIDGADEVDPSLNLIKGGGGALLREKIVAQASRRVVIVVDESKLSPMLGTKRSVPLEVIPFGWRTQLDFLESMGAKVTLRRNADKSLFKTDQGNLIMDCRFGPIMALRELVRVLESRAGIVEHGLFLDAVSEVVAAGKAGVRHLKTS, from the coding sequence ATGACGACAGACACCGCGGAATGGAAGAGGCAAGCCACGGCGTTCGCCGTGGATTTTGTCGAATCGGGGATGGTGGTGGGGCTGGGGCATGGAAGCACGGCCATCCACGCCGTGAAGCTGATCGCGGAGCGGCTGAATGCAGGCAGGATCCGGGACATCACGGGCATACCCTGCTCGTTCCAGGCGGAGGAGGAGGCTCTCCGGTACGGCGTGCCGGTGACGACGCTGGACGCCCGGCCCTCCATCGACCTGACCATCGACGGGGCCGACGAGGTGGACCCGAGCCTGAATCTCATCAAAGGCGGAGGAGGAGCCCTTCTGCGGGAGAAGATCGTCGCCCAGGCCAGCCGGCGGGTTGTCATCGTCGTGGACGAATCGAAACTTTCCCCCATGCTGGGGACGAAACGGAGTGTCCCGCTGGAGGTAATCCCCTTCGGGTGGCGGACCCAGCTGGACTTCCTGGAATCCATGGGCGCCAAGGTCACCCTCCGGCGCAACGCCGACAAGAGCCTCTTCAAGACCGACCAGGGTAACCTGATCATGGACTGCCGATTCGGCCCCATCATGGCCCTCCGGGAGCTGGTCCGGGTCCTCGAATCGCGGGCCGGCATCGTGGAGCACGGCCTGTTCCTGGACGCCGTCTCGGAAGTGGTCGCCGCCGGGAAGGCTGGCGTCCGGCACCTGAAAACATCCTGA
- a CDS encoding efflux RND transporter periplasmic adaptor subunit, with translation MKKNALFRIVLLLVTVLSAAGCGGKEAQHAPPAVPVAAGEAVRKDMPVQIQAVGVVEAYRTVTVVPQVTGQVAAVHFREGQEVRKGDLLFSLDPAPYREELRQAEARLAKEEAQFANSRAEARRYAFLLEKGAVSRSDYDRYQTTEATQSQTVRDNRAAVEKARLNLQYCSIRAPIAGKTGSYGVNPGAVVTANTGTLTTVNQIRPVYVRFSIPENQLTDVRRQMRQSSLKVTTTLPGKEKDAREGVLVFVDNTVDPDSGMIRLKAEFVNPDGFLWPGQFANAALEITIQKNALVVPSPAVQKSQEGHYVFVIKQDKTVAQRPVTVDRVVGPETVLAKGVEPGETVVTDGHLKLREGFPVEIKEVKKATAGKP, from the coding sequence ATGAAGAAAAATGCCCTCTTCCGGATCGTCTTGTTGCTGGTCACCGTCCTCTCTGCCGCCGGATGCGGCGGGAAAGAGGCACAGCATGCACCGCCTGCGGTCCCCGTTGCGGCCGGCGAGGCGGTCCGCAAAGACATGCCCGTCCAGATTCAGGCCGTCGGGGTCGTGGAGGCATACCGCACGGTGACGGTGGTCCCCCAGGTGACCGGACAGGTCGCGGCCGTCCATTTCCGGGAAGGCCAGGAGGTCCGGAAGGGAGATCTTCTGTTCAGCCTCGATCCCGCCCCCTACCGCGAGGAGCTGCGGCAGGCAGAGGCCCGGCTGGCCAAGGAGGAGGCCCAGTTCGCAAACTCCCGGGCGGAGGCCCGGCGCTACGCCTTCCTCCTGGAGAAAGGCGCCGTGTCCCGGTCCGATTACGACCGTTACCAGACAACGGAAGCCACCCAGTCCCAGACCGTCCGCGACAACCGGGCAGCCGTCGAGAAGGCCCGCCTGAACCTCCAGTACTGCTCCATCCGGGCCCCCATCGCAGGCAAGACGGGAAGCTACGGTGTCAACCCCGGGGCCGTCGTCACGGCCAACACCGGCACGCTCACCACGGTCAACCAGATCCGCCCCGTCTATGTCCGTTTTTCCATCCCGGAGAACCAGTTGACCGACGTCCGCCGGCAGATGCGGCAGTCGTCCCTGAAAGTGACGACCACCCTGCCGGGGAAGGAAAAAGATGCCCGGGAAGGGGTCCTCGTCTTCGTCGACAACACCGTCGATCCCGATTCCGGCATGATCCGCCTCAAGGCGGAGTTCGTCAATCCGGACGGATTCCTGTGGCCGGGACAGTTCGCCAACGCGGCCCTGGAGATCACGATCCAGAAAAACGCCCTGGTGGTGCCGTCTCCCGCCGTCCAGAAGAGCCAGGAAGGCCACTATGTTTTCGTAATCAAACAGGACAAGACGGTGGCCCAGCGCCCCGTGACGGTGGACCGCGTCGTGGGGCCGGAAACGGTCCTGGCCAAGGGCGTGGAGCCCGGGGAGACGGTCGTCACCGACGGCCACCTGAAACTCCGGGAGGGGTTCCCCGTGGAGATCAAAGAGGTCAAAAAGGCGACCGCCGGAAAGCCCTGA
- a CDS encoding DUF523 and DUF1722 domain-containing protein, whose amino-acid sequence MMDRIRLGISSCLLGENVRFDGGHKLDRYLRDTLGAYVEYVPVCPEVECGLGVPRESMHLEGDPARPRLVTTRSRRDLTGRMEAWADRRVAELEKEGLCGFVFKSRSPSSGMERVNVHDEGDGRTIRKGSGIFARIFMERFPLLPVEEEGRLQDPLLRENFIERIFACRRWQELNESGRTPSSLVRFHSTHKLFLLAHSEKHYREMGKLVAMAGTIPADELYARYEKLMMEALRLKATPAKNANVLQHMAGYFKKQLSAAERQELQEVIGDYRRGEIPLIVPVTLIRHYVRKFDEPYLKDQVYLNPHPQELKLRNHA is encoded by the coding sequence ATGATGGACAGAATCCGCCTCGGTATCAGCTCCTGCCTCCTCGGAGAGAACGTCCGCTTCGACGGCGGCCACAAGCTGGACCGCTACCTGCGGGACACCCTTGGAGCCTATGTGGAGTACGTTCCCGTCTGCCCCGAGGTGGAATGCGGGCTGGGGGTTCCCCGGGAGTCGATGCACCTGGAGGGCGACCCGGCGAGGCCCCGCCTGGTCACCACCCGCTCAAGGCGGGATCTCACCGGCCGAATGGAGGCCTGGGCCGACCGCCGCGTGGCCGAACTGGAGAAGGAAGGACTCTGCGGATTCGTCTTCAAGAGCAGGTCCCCCTCCAGCGGCATGGAGCGGGTGAATGTCCATGACGAGGGAGACGGGCGGACCATCCGGAAAGGCTCGGGCATCTTTGCCCGGATCTTCATGGAGCGCTTTCCTCTCCTGCCGGTGGAGGAAGAGGGGCGCCTCCAGGACCCGCTCCTCCGGGAAAACTTCATCGAGCGGATCTTCGCCTGCAGGCGCTGGCAGGAGCTGAACGAATCGGGCCGGACGCCGTCGAGCCTGGTGCGTTTCCACTCGACCCACAAGCTTTTCCTCCTCGCCCACAGCGAAAAGCACTACCGCGAGATGGGGAAGCTGGTGGCGATGGCCGGAACGATCCCGGCGGACGAGCTTTACGCCCGGTACGAAAAGCTCATGATGGAGGCCCTCCGGCTCAAGGCCACGCCGGCCAAGAACGCCAACGTCCTCCAGCACATGGCGGGCTATTTCAAAAAACAGCTCTCCGCCGCCGAGCGGCAGGAGCTGCAGGAGGTCATCGGAGATTACCGGCGGGGCGAGATCCCGCTGATCGTCCCGGTCACCCTGATCCGCCACTACGTCCGGAAGTTCGACGAGCCCTACCTGAAAGACCAAGTCTACCTGAACCCCCACCCGCAAGAGCTGAAGCTCCGCAACCACGCCTGA
- a CDS encoding efflux RND transporter permease subunit has product MNLSAIWIRRPVMTILVMVSILFFGIHSYRHLPVNNLPNVDFPTIQVYASLTGASPEIMASTVATPLEKEFTKIAGLQSMSSTNRTGSTTITLQFSLERNIDAAAQDVNTAISAARYLLPTDMPSPPSYAKTNPADQPIMYFVMTSRTMPMPDVQDLAEDFVSGTLSTVDGVAQVKVMGAQKKAVRVRLDPRKLAARGVGLNEVTDAIKQGNVSRPGGTLDGSFQSYTMESTGQLPDARSYNRLVVSSKNGIPLRIEDIGHAEDGIEFEKTKLWFLTKDKEYNAIILAVSKQPGQNTVRIAADMKEKIPQLQKMIPEAVEFMLLYNQADYIRESIEDVQFTLVLTIFLVVAVIFLFLGSLLPTIIPGLAVPLSLVATFAVMDLLGFSLNNLSLMALTLSVGFVVDDAVVMMENIVRKMEEGEDAMQAALTGSREIGFTILSMTISLVVVFIPILFMGGIIGRLFREFAVSIGVAILVSGFISLTLTPMLCSYLLRGYGKGKRGRFQEASERFFRRAADFYGRTLWVPLNHPRATLALTGGILVLSVLLFFWIPKGFVPSQDQDHFLVFTKAADRSSFDYMVEHQDQVNRILQAHPDLRGLLSVAGSEEGSNTGFSLVTLIPGSKRKENVTDIINELRPKLNSIPGLVAFPYNPPPIPIGGRSSTAAWQYTLQSNSLEDLYRAALALEVKMAGLPSLVDVNSDLNIQSPRIRIVIDRDKASSLGLTASQIQDGLYTSFGSRQVSTIYSTSNEYNVILELEPAFREDPSVLSLVYIKSSRDKLVPLESFARLEEKLVPLTVSHSGQLPSATISFNLRQGYSIDQAMAQIRNVSAEVLPQTVTAQFEGASEEFQKSFGSLGFLLFVTIFIIYVVLGILYESFIHPVTILSALPLAAFGALVSLLLFRLELDLYAFVGIIMLVGLVKKNGIMMVDFAVVAEEEEKLDARSAIHKACVIRFRPIMMTTMAALFGTLPIALGIGAGGDARMSMGVSVVGGLLFSQMLTLYVTPVFYVCFDRLGQWLKRGKGRPAENGGTPPSAGSLPA; this is encoded by the coding sequence ATGAACCTCTCCGCAATCTGGATCCGCCGGCCCGTCATGACCATCCTGGTCATGGTGAGCATCCTTTTCTTCGGGATCCACAGCTACCGGCATCTCCCCGTCAACAACCTGCCCAACGTCGACTTCCCGACCATCCAGGTTTATGCCAGCCTCACCGGCGCCAGTCCCGAGATCATGGCCTCCACCGTGGCTACACCGCTGGAGAAGGAGTTCACGAAGATCGCCGGGCTCCAGTCCATGTCCTCCACGAACCGGACAGGCAGCACGACCATCACCCTCCAGTTCTCCCTGGAGCGCAACATCGACGCTGCAGCGCAGGACGTGAACACGGCCATCTCCGCCGCCCGCTATCTCCTCCCCACCGACATGCCCTCGCCTCCGTCGTACGCAAAGACGAACCCGGCCGACCAGCCCATCATGTACTTCGTCATGACCTCCCGGACCATGCCCATGCCGGACGTACAGGACCTGGCGGAGGATTTCGTCAGCGGCACCCTGTCCACCGTGGACGGCGTGGCGCAGGTCAAGGTCATGGGGGCCCAGAAGAAGGCCGTCCGGGTCCGGCTGGACCCGCGGAAGCTGGCGGCCCGGGGCGTCGGCCTCAACGAGGTGACGGACGCCATCAAGCAGGGTAACGTCAGCCGGCCCGGCGGGACCCTCGACGGGTCCTTCCAGTCCTACACGATGGAATCGACGGGCCAGCTTCCCGACGCCCGGTCCTACAACCGCCTCGTCGTGTCCAGCAAGAACGGCATTCCCCTTCGCATCGAGGACATCGGGCATGCAGAGGACGGGATCGAGTTCGAGAAGACGAAGCTCTGGTTTCTGACGAAAGACAAGGAATACAATGCCATCATCCTGGCCGTGAGCAAGCAGCCCGGCCAGAACACGGTGCGGATCGCCGCCGACATGAAGGAGAAGATCCCCCAGCTCCAGAAGATGATCCCCGAGGCCGTAGAGTTCATGCTGCTCTACAACCAGGCGGACTACATCCGGGAATCCATCGAGGATGTCCAGTTCACCCTGGTTCTGACCATTTTCCTGGTCGTCGCGGTGATTTTCCTGTTTCTCGGGTCCCTGCTGCCGACCATCATCCCGGGGCTCGCCGTGCCCCTCTCCCTGGTGGCCACCTTCGCCGTCATGGACCTCCTGGGATTCAGCCTCAACAACCTGTCTCTCATGGCCCTGACCCTGTCGGTCGGGTTTGTCGTCGACGACGCCGTCGTCATGATGGAGAACATCGTCCGCAAGATGGAGGAAGGGGAGGACGCTATGCAGGCGGCCCTCACGGGCTCGCGGGAGATCGGCTTCACGATTCTCTCCATGACCATCTCCCTGGTAGTCGTCTTCATTCCGATCCTCTTCATGGGCGGGATCATCGGCCGCCTGTTCCGGGAGTTCGCCGTCAGCATCGGCGTGGCCATTCTCGTCTCCGGGTTCATCTCCCTCACCCTGACCCCGATGCTCTGCAGTTACCTGCTCCGGGGGTACGGGAAAGGCAAGCGAGGACGCTTCCAGGAGGCATCGGAACGATTCTTTCGGCGGGCCGCCGACTTCTATGGCCGGACCCTCTGGGTTCCCCTCAACCACCCGCGGGCCACGCTGGCCCTGACGGGGGGCATCCTCGTCCTCTCGGTCCTCCTGTTCTTCTGGATTCCCAAGGGCTTCGTTCCCTCCCAGGATCAGGACCACTTCCTCGTCTTCACGAAGGCTGCCGATCGGTCCTCCTTCGACTACATGGTGGAGCACCAGGACCAGGTGAACCGGATCCTCCAGGCTCACCCGGATCTGCGCGGGCTCCTGTCCGTCGCCGGCAGCGAGGAGGGGTCGAACACGGGGTTCTCCCTCGTCACCCTGATACCGGGCTCGAAGAGGAAGGAGAACGTGACCGACATCATCAATGAACTCCGGCCGAAGCTCAACAGCATCCCCGGCCTCGTCGCCTTCCCCTACAACCCGCCCCCCATTCCCATCGGGGGTCGGTCTTCCACCGCCGCCTGGCAGTACACCCTCCAGAGCAACTCCCTGGAGGACCTCTACCGGGCGGCCCTGGCCCTCGAGGTGAAGATGGCCGGCCTCCCGTCCCTCGTGGACGTGAACTCGGACCTCAACATCCAGAGTCCCCGCATCCGGATCGTCATCGACCGGGACAAGGCGTCATCTCTGGGCCTCACGGCCTCTCAGATCCAGGACGGTCTCTACACGTCCTTCGGGTCCCGCCAGGTTTCCACCATCTACAGCACGAGCAACGAGTACAACGTGATCCTGGAGCTGGAACCGGCTTTCCGGGAAGATCCGTCCGTCCTTTCCCTGGTCTACATCAAATCCTCCCGCGACAAGCTCGTTCCCCTGGAGTCCTTCGCCCGCCTGGAGGAAAAGCTGGTGCCGCTGACGGTGAGCCACTCGGGACAGCTTCCCTCGGCCACGATCTCCTTCAACCTCAGGCAGGGCTACTCCATCGACCAGGCCATGGCCCAGATCCGGAACGTCTCCGCCGAAGTGTTGCCCCAGACTGTCACGGCCCAGTTTGAAGGAGCCTCGGAGGAGTTTCAGAAATCATTCGGCAGCCTCGGTTTCCTCCTCTTCGTCACCATTTTTATCATCTACGTGGTCCTGGGAATCCTCTACGAGAGCTTCATCCACCCCGTCACCATCCTCTCGGCCCTGCCACTGGCAGCCTTCGGGGCCCTCGTTTCCCTGCTCCTGTTCCGCCTGGAGCTGGACCTCTATGCCTTTGTCGGAATCATCATGCTCGTGGGGCTGGTGAAGAAGAACGGCATCATGATGGTCGATTTCGCCGTCGTGGCGGAAGAGGAAGAGAAACTGGACGCCCGGAGCGCCATCCACAAGGCCTGCGTGATCCGCTTCCGCCCCATCATGATGACCACCATGGCGGCCCTCTTCGGCACCCTCCCCATCGCGCTGGGCATCGGCGCCGGGGGCGACGCCCGGATGTCCATGGGCGTCTCCGTCGTTGGGGGGCTCCTGTTCTCCCAGATGCTGACCCTCTACGTGACCCCCGTTTTCTACGTCTGCTTCGACCGCCTGGGACAATGGCTGAAACGCGGGAAGGGCCGACCGGCCGAAAACGGCGGCACGCCTCCATCCGCGGGGTCGCTCCCGGCCTGA